In Pseudomonas flavescens, the sequence GGCCAGGTCGCTGCCTGCTGCACTGGCAGCCTTGGCCTTGAGCTGGTCCAGCTCCTTTTCCAGCTGGCGATTGCGATCGATCACCGCAGCGAGCTTGTCGAGAAGGTTGTCGCGACTGCCCTTGACCAGCGACGCGGCCTCCTTCAATTGCTCTTCAGCACCATTGAGGTAGGCGAACGCGGCAGCACCGGTAACCGCTTCGATACGCCGTACACCCGCTGCCACACCGCCTTCGCTGACGATTTTGAACACACCGATATCACCGGTGCGGTTGGCGTGGATGCCGCCACACAGCTCGACCGAGAAGCCATCGCCCATGGTCAGCACGCGCACGTTGTCGCCGTACTTCTCACCGAACAGCGCCATGGCACCCTTGGCCTTGGCGCTTTCGATATCCATCTCTTCGGTCTGCACGGGCGTATTGCGGCGCACTTCGCGGTTGACGATTTCTTCCAGCTCCCTGAGCTGCTCCGGCTTGATCGCCTCGAAGTGACTGAAGTCGAAGCGCAGGCGCTGACTGTCCACCAGCGAACCTTTCTGCTGCACGTGCTCGCCAAGGACCTGACGCAACGCGGCATGCAACAGGTGAGTCGCCGAGTGATTGAGCCCGGTTGCAGTACGCACCGAGGCATCCACTTCGGCATTGATGGTGGCGCCCACGCTCAGGCTGCCCTTGCTGACCACGCCGTGGTGCAGCCAGGCACCACCGACCTTGGTGGTGTCACGCACGTCGAAACGCACGCCCGGGCCTTCGAGGAAACCACAGTCACCGATCTGGCCTCCGGATTCGGCATAGAACGGCGTCTGGTCGAGAACCACCACGCCCTCCTCGCCTTCGCTCAGGGTGTCGACGGATTGACCGTCGCGCAGCAGCACCAGCAGCTCGCCACTGGCAACGGTGGCGGTGTAACCGAGGAAGCGGGTATCGGTGTCGACCTTGACCAGGCTGTTGTAGTCCACCCCGAAGGAACTGGCGGAGCGCGCACGCACGCGCTGAGCTTCCATCTCGCGCTCGAAGCCGGCCTCGTCGAGGGTCAGCTCGCGCTCACGGGCGATGTCACCGGTCAGGTCCATCGGGAAGCCGTAGGTATCGTACAGTTTGAAGATCACTTCGCCCGGAATCACCGTGCCGCTGAGTTCGGCCAGGTCCTGCTCGAGGATCTTCAGCCCTTGCTCCAGGGTCTTGGCGAACTGCTCTTCTTCGGTTCTCAGCACGCGCTCGATATGCGCCTGCTGCTGCTTGAGCTCCGGGAAGGCTTCGCCCATCTCGCTGGCCAGTGCCGCGACGATCTTGTGGAAGAAACTGCCCCTGGCGCCCAGCTTGTTGCCGTGACGGCAGGCGCGGCGGACGATGCGGCGCAGCACGTAGCCGCGGCCCTCGTTGGACGGGGTGACGCCGTCGGCGATCAGGAAGCTGCAGGAGCGGATGTGGTCAGCCACCACTTTCAGCGACGCGTCGCCGTTGTTGGCGCAGCCGATAGCCTGGGCGCTGGCATCGAGCAGGCTCTGGAACAGGTCGATCTCGTAGTTCGAGTTGACATGTTGCAGGACCGCGCTGACGCGCTCCAGGCCCATGCCGGTGTCCACGCTCGGCGCCGGCAGCGGGTGCAGAACACCGTCAGCCGTGCGATTGAACTGCATGAACACGTTGTTCCAGATTTCGATGTAACGGTCGCCGTCTTCTTCCGCAGAGCCGGGTGGACCGCCCCAGATGTGGTCGCCGTGGTCGAAGAAGATCTCGGTGCACGGGCCGCACGGGCCGGTGTCACCCATGGTCCAGAAGTTGTCGGACGCGTATGGCGCGCCCTTGTTGTCGCCGATGCGGATCATCCGCTCGGCTGGCACACCGACTTCCTTGTTCCAGATGTCGTAAGCCTCGTCATCGGTGGCGTAGACCGTTACCCAGAGTTTTTCCTTGGGCAGGTTCAGCCACTTCTCACCGGTGAGGAATTCCCAGGCGAAGTGGATGGCATCACGCTTGAAATAGTCGCCAAAGCTGAAATTGCCGAGCATTTCGAAGAAGGTGTGGTGACGCGCGGTATAGCCGACGTTTTCCAGGTCATTGTGCTTGCCACCGGCACGCACGCATTTCTGGCTGGTCGCGGCGCGGGTATAGGCGCGCTTTTCCAGGCCCAGGAAGCAGTCCTTGAACTGGTTCATGCCTGCGTTGGTGAACAGCAACGTCGGGTCGTTGTTCGGAATCAGGGAGCTGGAAGCGACACGGGTGTGCCCCTTCTCTTCGAAGAAGCTCAGGAAAGCTTCACGGATTTCTGCGCTTTTCATTGGCATTTTCCAGGAAAACAGGCGGCCACGGCGAAGCCGGCAAAAGCCCGCATTATATCGGGCTTGTCCGTGGCGGCTAGGGCATAGCCTGAATTATTTCCCGCAGGCTCGATGGCCGGAAATCAGCGGCCTGCACCACTGGCCGGCAAACCGGAAGCGGGCTGCATGATACGGCCCGCAGGCCAGGTCGGCATGGCAGGAGCCTGGCCCATGGGGCAGCCTCAGGCGCGAAACGCGGCGAAGGCCTCGATCACCTGCCCCACAGCATCGGCCCCCACATCCAGATGGGTGACCATACGCAGACGTGGTGCAGCGCTGAGGCGAATGCCGCGCTCGGCGCAGAAGGCTTTCAGTTCGCCGGCACGCTCACCGATCTGCACGTAGACCATGTTGGTCTGCACCGGCTCGACCGAGTAACCCAGCTCACGCAGGCCTGCCGCCAGGCAATCGGCATTGGCGTGATCCTCGACCAGCCGCTCGACCTGATGATCCAGCGCGTACAGCCCAGCGGCCGCCAGCACGCCAGCCTGACGCATGCCGCCACCGACCATCTTGCGCAGGCGCCGGGCCTTGCCGATCAGCGCCTCACTGCCGCACAGCACGGACCCTACCGGCGCCCCCAGGCCCTTGGACAGGCACACGGAAACGGAGTCGAAATGCCGAGTGATTTCACTCGCTTCGACATTCTGCCTGACGGCCGCATTGAACAGGCGAGCACCGTCGAGGTGCAGCGCCAGGCCCTTGTCGCGGGTAAAGGCGCGGGCGGCAGCCAGATACTCCAGCGGCAGTACCTTGCCCTGCATGGTGTTCTCCAGCGCCAGCAGACGGGTGCGGGCGAAATGGAAGTCGTCCTGCTTGATCGCCGCCTCGACACGGGCCAGATCCAGCGAGCCATCGAGTTCCATGTCCAGCGGTTGGGGCTGAATCGAGCCGAGCACGGCAGCGCCGCCGCCCTCGTACTTGTAGGTATGCGCCTGCTGGCCGACGACGTATTCGTCGCCGCGCTCGCAGTGGGCCATCAGGCCCAGCAGGTTGCTCATGGTACCGGTCGGTACGAACAGCGCCGCGGCGAACCCCAGTTGCTGCGCCAGGCGCTGTTCCAGGCGGTTGACGGTCGGATCCTCGCCATACACGTCGTCGCCCAGCTCGGCGGCCAGCATCGCTTCTCGCATGCCGGCAGTGGGCTGGGTGACGGTGTCGCTACGCAGATCGATGATAGGCATGGGCACTCCTGTGCGAGCAGGTGAACGGAGGATGGCAATGCCATCACCCCAGTAGAGAGGCCTCGGCCGGGACGATGAGGATGCCGGCGCGCTGGCCATTATGCACTTTGGGGTTGGGGAAAATGATGCGTGCGCCCTGCTCCTCGACCACCCAGCGGCTGCTGGCCAGGTCTTCCGCCAGCAGATAGCCGGGCGCCAGTTCGGTGAAATTCTCCACGTCGGCGGGCAGGTGCAAGGTAAAGGCGTCGCTGTGCTTGATCACCTCACGGGCGAAGGCGAACAGTTGAAGGTGCTCGGTAGCGGCCTCGTCCACCGGCGGTTCGCAGCCTTCGATGAGTGCTTGCAGACGGAGCTCCAGGCGGTCCAGATTGACCAGTTCGTTGTGCCCGAACGGTCTGGCCTTGCCCAGCTCGAGGGTGAATGCCTCGGCCCCCAGCCCGGCGTAGGTGTAGGCACTGAAGGTGGTCGATGGCTGACTTTGCAGGAGCACCGCGTCGATGCCGGCAGCCTGCAGGCGGGCACACTCGTGCCGCGACTGACGACGCCCCTCGACCCAGGGATACAGGGCGAACTGCTCGATCCGCGACGCGCGGATGGCCGTATGCAAGTCGTAATGCAGGCGGGTACGTCCGGCATCGGCGAAGAACGAAGCCGCCAGGTGCTCCAGCTCACAGGCGCGCATCGCCTCGGCACCACTGCTCAGCTCATGCCGACCACTGAACAGGCGATTGATGTCCTGCTCGATGAAGCGTTCACCACGACGCATCGCCGGTGGGTTGCCGAACAGCAGCAGCAAACGCGCGTGCGGCTGCAGCTCGTTACGGGCGATGCGCCGCAGCAACCTGTCGAGCAGCTCGATCGGCGCCGTCTCGTTGCCATGGATACCCGCCGAGAGCAGCAGGTCCATGCCATTGTCGCGACCACCAGCCGGTGTCACTTCGAGTGCCCCCTCGGCCAGCCATCGCAGGCGCGTACCCTCCGGCGTCAGCTGGATCTTCGAGGCCGGCTCGTGGCCGGCCAGGGTCAGTTCGAGCAGTTTGCCGAGGGCGAGCATGGGCGTTCCTCAGTGATTGCAATCCGGACCATGGACATGATCGTCATCGGCGCCGTCATCGGCCGGCTCCATCTCCAACTCCAGGCTCACCAGGTTGGTCGCCAGCGGGCGCAGCAGCAGGTTGGCGTATTCGGTATCACCCTCGGCGACATCCACGCCAATCATCAACTGGCCGTTGCCGACCTGCTGAATCCACACTTCCTTGCCCTGCCAGAGCACGGCGAAACGGGTGCACGACGTTTCCAGCTGGGTGCCGTCGCTGTCTTCGAGAATCAGTTGCAGGGCGTCGCTCATAGGTACTCCAGGGTCAATGGCGGCTCATGGTGCGAGCCGACTCAATTCAATTGAAAGGGATATACGGCGCCAAGTCCAAGAATTCGGGTCAACTCGTCCAGCGCGGTTCGGCATTCGTTCAGCAGCTGTGGATCGGCCAGATCACTTTCGCTCAGGCGATCCCGGTAATGGTGATCGACCCACTGCAACAGCCGTTCGTAAAGCCCCGAGGTGAGCATCACGCCGGGGTTCATCGCCGCCTGCTCCCGAGCGGTCAATGCCACCCGCAAGCGCAAACACGCCGGACCGCCACCGTTCTGCATGCTCTGTTTGAGGTCGAAGGCGCGCACTTCGGCAATCGGCCCATCGCTGCCCAGCAGCGTCTGCAGATAGGCCCAGACCCGCTGGTTGCCGCGGCATTCTTCCGGCACGACCAGCAGCATACGCCCGTCGGCGCGGGTCAACAGCTGGCTGTTGAACAGATAGGAGCGCACCGCATCCTCGACGCCCACCGCATGGCGCGGCACGCAAACCGTCTGCAATCGGCCGCCCTGACGCGCGAGCTTGTCACCGAGTTCGCCGATGACCCGTTCACTGTCGAGGAAGGCATCTTCATGGTGGAACAGCACCTCGCCATTACCCACCGCAATCACATCGTTGTGGAACACGCCCTGATCGACCACCGCAGGGTTCTGCTGAGCGAACACCACTGCAGCGTCACGCAGACCATGCAGACGCGCCACCGCCTGGGAAGCTTCCAGCGTCTGTCGCGCCGGATAGCGCTGCGGTGCCGGCAGGCGCAGGTCGAAGGCACTGCGGCCGAAGACGAAGAACTCCACACCCGGCTCGCCGTAGTCACGGCAGAAACGGGTGTGATTGGCCGCTCCCTCATCGCCGAACTGGCTGACCGCAGGCAAGGCGGCATGGTGGGCGAAGTAGCGCTCGTCGGCGAACATCGCCGCCAGCACACGGCTGGTGGTCGGGTGTTCGATGGAGCGATGGAACTTGCAGTTGAGATTGGCCGCGGTGAAATGCACGCGCCCGTCGGCGGTATCGGCACCCGGGCTGACGGTGGCGGCGTTGGCCGTCCACATGCTCGACGCCGAGCAACTGGCGACCAGCAGCGGCATGGCCTCGCGTGCCGCCCTCTCGATCACCTGAGCGTCGCTACCACTGAAACCGCAGCGCCTCAGCGCCTGCACATCGGGCCGTTCCTGAGGCGCCAGCACGGCCTGGGCAAAGCCCATGTCCATCAGCGCCTTCATCTTGGCCAGCCCCTGACGGGCGGCCTCCCGAGGGTTGGAGGCGACCTGGCCGTTGTTCTGCGAGGCGACGTTGCCGTAGGACAGGCCACCATAG encodes:
- the ltaE gene encoding low-specificity L-threonine aldolase, with the protein product MPIIDLRSDTVTQPTAGMREAMLAAELGDDVYGEDPTVNRLEQRLAQQLGFAAALFVPTGTMSNLLGLMAHCERGDEYVVGQQAHTYKYEGGGAAVLGSIQPQPLDMELDGSLDLARVEAAIKQDDFHFARTRLLALENTMQGKVLPLEYLAAARAFTRDKGLALHLDGARLFNAAVRQNVEASEITRHFDSVSVCLSKGLGAPVGSVLCGSEALIGKARRLRKMVGGGMRQAGVLAAAGLYALDHQVERLVEDHANADCLAAGLRELGYSVEPVQTNMVYVQIGERAGELKAFCAERGIRLSAAPRLRMVTHLDVGADAVGQVIEAFAAFRA
- the astE gene encoding succinylglutamate desuccinylase; the encoded protein is MLALGKLLELTLAGHEPASKIQLTPEGTRLRWLAEGALEVTPAGGRDNGMDLLLSAGIHGNETAPIELLDRLLRRIARNELQPHARLLLLFGNPPAMRRGERFIEQDINRLFSGRHELSSGAEAMRACELEHLAASFFADAGRTRLHYDLHTAIRASRIEQFALYPWVEGRRQSRHECARLQAAGIDAVLLQSQPSTTFSAYTYAGLGAEAFTLELGKARPFGHNELVNLDRLELRLQALIEGCEPPVDEAATEHLQLFAFAREVIKHSDAFTLHLPADVENFTELAPGYLLAEDLASSRWVVEEQGARIIFPNPKVHNGQRAGILIVPAEASLLG
- the alaS gene encoding alanine--tRNA ligase, which produces MKSAEIREAFLSFFEEKGHTRVASSSLIPNNDPTLLFTNAGMNQFKDCFLGLEKRAYTRAATSQKCVRAGGKHNDLENVGYTARHHTFFEMLGNFSFGDYFKRDAIHFAWEFLTGEKWLNLPKEKLWVTVYATDDEAYDIWNKEVGVPAERMIRIGDNKGAPYASDNFWTMGDTGPCGPCTEIFFDHGDHIWGGPPGSAEEDGDRYIEIWNNVFMQFNRTADGVLHPLPAPSVDTGMGLERVSAVLQHVNSNYEIDLFQSLLDASAQAIGCANNGDASLKVVADHIRSCSFLIADGVTPSNEGRGYVLRRIVRRACRHGNKLGARGSFFHKIVAALASEMGEAFPELKQQQAHIERVLRTEEEQFAKTLEQGLKILEQDLAELSGTVIPGEVIFKLYDTYGFPMDLTGDIARERELTLDEAGFEREMEAQRVRARSASSFGVDYNSLVKVDTDTRFLGYTATVASGELLVLLRDGQSVDTLSEGEEGVVVLDQTPFYAESGGQIGDCGFLEGPGVRFDVRDTTKVGGAWLHHGVVSKGSLSVGATINAEVDASVRTATGLNHSATHLLHAALRQVLGEHVQQKGSLVDSQRLRFDFSHFEAIKPEQLRELEEIVNREVRRNTPVQTEEMDIESAKAKGAMALFGEKYGDNVRVLTMGDGFSVELCGGIHANRTGDIGVFKIVSEGGVAAGVRRIEAVTGAAAFAYLNGAEEQLKEAASLVKGSRDNLLDKLAAVIDRNRQLEKELDQLKAKAASAAGSDLAGSAVEIKGVKTLSARIDGLDGKGLLALVDQLKNKLGSAVILLGGVQDDKVVLVAGVTQDLTGKLKAGDLMKQAAAAVGGKGGGRPDMAQGGGVDAAALDGALALIGPFVEQGL
- the astB gene encoding N-succinylarginine dihydrolase is translated as MSRSSASACELNIDGLVGPTHNYGGLSYGNVASQNNGQVASNPREAARQGLAKMKALMDMGFAQAVLAPQERPDVQALRRCGFSGSDAQVIERAAREAMPLLVASCSASSMWTANAATVSPGADTADGRVHFTAANLNCKFHRSIEHPTTSRVLAAMFADERYFAHHAALPAVSQFGDEGAANHTRFCRDYGEPGVEFFVFGRSAFDLRLPAPQRYPARQTLEASQAVARLHGLRDAAVVFAQQNPAVVDQGVFHNDVIAVGNGEVLFHHEDAFLDSERVIGELGDKLARQGGRLQTVCVPRHAVGVEDAVRSYLFNSQLLTRADGRMLLVVPEECRGNQRVWAYLQTLLGSDGPIAEVRAFDLKQSMQNGGGPACLRLRVALTAREQAAMNPGVMLTSGLYERLLQWVDHHYRDRLSESDLADPQLLNECRTALDELTRILGLGAVYPFQLN